The Alphaproteobacteria bacterium GM7ARS4 genomic sequence TCTTGTGGCTGTGGCAATTCCTTTAGCCTCTAGGGAGTGTTGACGTTGTGGTGAGTGATGTGGATACGCTCACCATTGCCACGTGGAATGTCAATTCTGTGCGCGCTCGCATGGAGTCGCTCGTAGAGTGGCTTCGCCACCAAAGTCCGGACGTCGCCCTTTTGCAAGAGACAAAAATCCACCATGAGGCGGTGGACAAGGAGATTTTCGAGGATTTGGGGTATAACGTGGCGTTTTTTGGGCAAAAAGCGTGGAATGGCGTGGCGATTTTAAGCAAACGTCCTTTAGAGGATGTTCGTTATGGCTTTGAGCGTAAGGAATCGCCAGCCGAGACGAGGTCTATAGACCAGCCGTATCTGCATGCGCGTGTCATTGAGGGGTTGTGTCCCTTTGCCACAGGCATGATGCGCGTTGTCTCTATCTATGCGCCCATTGGCAACCCGTTAGGGAGCGATAAATATCAGAACAAGCTCTTGTTTATGGACGAGATGTATGACTATGTGCTGTCCCTCTTAGGGGAAGAGGGACATTTTGTGTTAGGGGGCGACTATAATGTCTTGTTAGAAGATAAGGACGCTGCCGATCGTGATGTCTTCGACGACGATGCGGTGGGGTCTTATGCCAGTATGGCGTCCATGCGCCGTATTATGCATTTGGGTGTCGTCGATAGCGTTCGGGCGCGCCATAGGGGAGAGGGGCATTATAGTTATTGGGATTATCAAGATGGGGCATGGGAAAAGGACCATGGCATTCTCATCGATAGGCTGTTGTTATCTCCTCACAGCGCTGACTGCCTTCGTGAGAGTGGTATTATGCGTGAGATGCGAGGCAGAGGCGCACGAGGCGTATCACAAAACAAGCCTTCTGACCATGTTCCCGTCTGGTGTCGCCTGTCGTCTCCCTAGGGATGTGGCCTCAAGCTAAATCAGCATGGGGTCGGTGACGATATCGATGAGGGCTGGACCTGAGGAGGCGAGGGCGTCACGCATGGCGTTATCCAATTGCTTGATTCTGTCGACGCGTATGCCTTTTCCACCACACTGGGTAGCAAATTGTGCGAAGTCGGGATTATGGAGGCTTGTCTGCCAGACGTCCCAGCGTCCGTCCCTTTGTTCTTTCGATATTTTTCCTAATTCATTATTGTTGAGAAGGATATGGGTGATAGCCATGCGATATTTGACGGCTGTGGTGAATTCGGCAAGATACTGCCCTAGGCCACCATCGCCGCTAATAGAGATAATGGGGCGTGGCTGTTCTTGTGTTTGTTCATAAGCCCATGCGCCCATGGCGGCGGGGAAGGAGAAGCCGATAGAGCCTAGATAGCCAGACATGAGGATTGTTTGTGCAGTGCATTCGAAATAGCGTCCAAAGGAATAGGTATTATTGCCCACATCCACGGCGATCACGGCGTTGTGAGGGATATGACGGGAGAGCACATCGAAGAGCGCTGCTGCGTTGACACCTTTTTTATTATCTTCGCGTCCGCGCCTTTTTTTCTCTTCCCGCCAGAGCGCCCATCGCGCCTTGATGTCTTGGCGTTGGTCTATGCATGCTGTCTGTTGCGGTAGTGCGTTGAGGAGGCGCTGTGCTGTCGTGCGAATATCGCCCCAGATAGGGAGGGTCACGGGGTGAAATTTTGCCAGCGCCATGCGGTCAAAATCGACTTGGATGATGGGTTTGCTCTTATCGATTCCCGTATGGTCTGAGAAAGACGCTCCGAAGGCGATGATAAGGTCGCTTTCATTCATGAGCCAGCTCGCGATGGGTGTTCCGCTACGTCCCAAGACGCCAGCGGCGAGGGGGTCGCTATCGGGAATGATACCCTTTGCCTTAAAGCTCGTCATGATGGGGGCGTTGATTTTGTCGGCGAGGGCGCGCATGTCGTCCATGCTGTCTCGCGCCACACCATGGCCTAAGATGATAACGGGGCGTCGGGCGTGGCCTATTCTATAGGTGGCTTCTGTGATGTCGCGTTCATCTGGTGCGATATGGGTGCGCGCGATACGTCCTCTGGGCGAGGAAGCGACGCTTTTTTTGTCGGCAGGGATATTTTGCACTTCGTCTGGAAAGATAAGATGGGCAACGTCTCGCCGCACGATGGCGTTTTTCATGGCGAGGGACATGAGGTCGGCATGGCGGCTTGTATGGAGGACGGTGTGATTAAAGGGCGCGACTGCTTCGAAGGCGGAACTTTGGTCTATTTCTTGGAAGGCGCCGGGACCCAGCACTTGGGTATTGACTTGTCCTGTGAGGGCGAGGAGGGGAGCTCTATCGATATGGGCGTCCCATAGTCCTGTGAGCAGGTTGGTCGCGCCGGGGCCAGCGATGGTGAGGCATGCGGCAGGCTTACCGCTGAGTTTCCCATAAGCCGAGCATGCA encodes the following:
- the xth gene encoding exodeoxyribonuclease III, coding for MVSDVDTLTIATWNVNSVRARMESLVEWLRHQSPDVALLQETKIHHEAVDKEIFEDLGYNVAFFGQKAWNGVAILSKRPLEDVRYGFERKESPAETRSIDQPYLHARVIEGLCPFATGMMRVVSIYAPIGNPLGSDKYQNKLLFMDEMYDYVLSLLGEEGHFVLGGDYNVLLEDKDAADRDVFDDDAVGSYASMASMRRIMHLGVVDSVRARHRGEGHYSYWDYQDGAWEKDHGILIDRLLLSPHSADCLRESGIMREMRGRGARGVSQNKPSDHVPVWCRLSSP
- a CDS encoding CDGSH iron-sulfur domain-containing protein, encoding MSETTEKKQSAAATIAPVTDGPLVVKNPPPLYDWTGDAYPKKNVLSLCRCGASHDKPYCDGSHKKIGFTSACQKRHIPDHDDAYEGKHITIHDNRAICSHAGICTETLKSVWRMGIEPWIDPDGAKTQDIINVIQQCPSGALRYTLKNKASSATDHGTARITVSKDGPFHVEGAIDLQTHEQGQWGKGADKRRYALCRCGASTNKPFCDGSHWYKDFQDDDATLSITHRQPTPEETRTVWYKVADKGSLPEGRVRTVTAGKQTIALTHFQGQYGALKNRCPHQGGPLGEGSIEKCYLRCPWHGWDFDPINGKARKGSGYDDVAAYPVECRDDGIYVAVQESLAMPRTISNVMVETMVAWGVRHVFGMVGHSNLGLADAIRIEEEKGRLTFIGIRHEGAAAFACSAYGKLSGKPAACLTIAGPGATNLLTGLWDAHIDRAPLLALTGQVNTQVLGPGAFQEIDQSSAFEAVAPFNHTVLHTSRHADLMSLAMKNAIVRRDVAHLIFPDEVQNIPADKKSVASSPRGRIARTHIAPDERDITEATYRIGHARRPVIILGHGVARDSMDDMRALADKINAPIMTSFKAKGIIPDSDPLAAGVLGRSGTPIASWLMNESDLIIAFGASFSDHTGIDKSKPIIQVDFDRMALAKFHPVTLPIWGDIRTTAQRLLNALPQQTACIDQRQDIKARWALWREEKKRRGREDNKKGVNAAALFDVLSRHIPHNAVIAVDVGNNTYSFGRYFECTAQTILMSGYLGSIGFSFPAAMGAWAYEQTQEQPRPIISISGDGGLGQYLAEFTTAVKYRMAITHILLNNNELGKISKEQRDGRWDVWQTSLHNPDFAQFATQCGGKGIRVDRIKQLDNAMRDALASSGPALIDIVTDPMLI